The Triticum urartu cultivar G1812 chromosome 5, Tu2.1, whole genome shotgun sequence genome contains the following window.
ATGGGTGACTTCCAGCGTACAAATTAAGATCATATCTGGTCCAAACATAAATACATGGTTGTAAGCATTAAGACCTCATACCCGTACATATTTTTATTATAAGTGTTTGAATCACTATTTGCTTGCTTGATCCGGTCAAAAGCTGGATTTGACACTTTAACATAAGCTTACTAGAGACCATTGCTTCAAGGGAATCTTCCTCTCGTGGGTTCGGTAACCCAGGGTCACCTCTCGGAAATAGGTGCGGATGCACTTTTCTGTTCCATTACCGGATCAATAAAAGGAGGTATTAAGcactttttctggcgccgttgccggggaggagtTTAGTATTCCTAGTATTTGTGTTTAGTGTTTTTGTTAAAGTTAGTTTTTTAGTTTTTACTTTTCTATTTTTAGtttaatttttatttttgttgcaAGTTTTGTCAGTTGAGAAAAAACAAAAATATTACTATGGCTCATAATCTTGGGAGTTATGCTACTCCCAACAACAACTTCATGCATCTACCTATAACACAACATGAGGTTGCAGCCGCTGAGTATGAGATCGAACCAAACTTAGTTTCCATGGTTCAAGGGGTCCAATTTGGAGGCTACACTTCTGAGGATGCCAGTATGCACTTGCATAATTTTACTAAATTGTGCAACATGACACGCATTAAAGATTATGACCCTAACGCTCTAAAGTTGCGTCTATTTCCTTTCTTTGAGAGGAAAAGCTAAGGAATGGCTTCTAGCTCTACCCAGAGGTAGTATTACTTCTTGGGATGATTGTTGCAATAAATTATTATCTAAGTTTTGTTCATCTGCAAAGATTATGCAATTACGTTCTCAGATTACCAGTTTCAAGCAAGAAGAACATGAGCCACTAGCGCTTGCGTGGGATATAATGAAAGAAGCTATATGGAATTCGAGGGCCGACGTGAATGATCGAACTCGCCTACAAAGCCGGAGACCAAGATAATGAAGCTATCCCGAGGAAGGAGCTCGTATCCTCGGTTTGGAGACAAGTTCAGGGCTACTGACGATGTCCTGAAATAGGGGGTGCACACCGCTTCAGCCTACTGTTCATGGGCGAGGCCGACAAGCCACAAACAATTGAAGAATGAGATCCACATGCCCTGGCCCCTGGCATAACCAAGATGGAGACCTCCGAAGAGTTGGCATACACTTCAAGGCGTGTTTGAATAATTGGCATGTTTATCCCCATGTCGTAACCGACCATATGTAAACCCTAGATGCCTctggtgcctatataaaccgtgGGGTTTAGTCTATAGAGGCAAGCTTTTCAAGGTTTAGAGGTTAGAACCCGTTCATACTATCTCGAGGTAGATCATACTGTACTTTATACCCCATCCACAATCAATATAGAAAGAgggccaaacctgggtaaatatcgCGTCCCTATTCTTCCTGTTACCATCGTTCCCAGCTCACCGACTCGGGattccctacccgagatctgacGGTTTTAGCACCGACATGCACTAGGACAAGAGCGTCATGTATATTGTCTCGTATTAATAGACTTCCTAGTTTTATCTATTTTTCAAGCAATTTATCGTCAAAGGAGTTTTTGGATAAAGACAAGACAATAAGGGGACTTCCTCTCATTTCCTCACATAACGCTAAGCGGTTAAGGCAAACTTTCCCATCCAGACTTCACCGGCGAGTTTGTGGATTCTCCTCCCCTCTGTGTGCCACTTCGACAGCCGATGGCGGGAAGGAGAATCTCGGTGCCTCCGCTCCAGTTAGTAGTTTAAGTTAGTTTTTTTTAGTCCTCACACGTGCGGCGCTCGGACGGATGGTGGCGCTTCTTCTTCGAGTTTGTCTTCCGGGGTTCGATTCTTCTTGAGTCCGTCCATTTGGACGTAGTCGACAGAGCTCTGGCATAGATTCATGACGCCTCCTTGAGGTGGTGATGTTAGGGTTTCTCGTCATGTGGCCAGATTTGGTGTTAAGTGCTTTAGATCTATACAAGGGTTCAACGACGACGACTGCGACTCCAGCGCGCTGGTCCTTAGGGGCATGTGCATGAAGACTTTTCGGATCGCATCAACAAGGTCAAACTGACTCCGATAGGGCAGCGCGTTGACAGGCCCGGccctgatggggggggggggggtcaggggccggccgccccgggcccccgAAAGGTAGGGGGGCCCACGTATGTGTGCTCTGTGTATTAGTCCCGTGAAAAAAAATTGACCCTGCGCTAATGTAGGTGTAACATGCCTTGTACGTGAAGGATTCTAAAAAAAATGCCTTGTACATGAAGGTGCAGTAGTGGGCAAGTAAATCAACGATTCCCTGAATTAGTGGAATTTCCGTTTCCCACGTGTAGGCCCACTGGCCCACACACAACAACATCAGCGATCGACCTAGCCGCAAACAAATCCCTTAAGCACACATCAGGCACAACTCCCGCCGCCACAACATCCTCCCGCTGAGGCCTCACCGATGCTTCCTCCTTCAACGGCGGCTCGGGTGATTTCATGTTGGTCGGACAGGAGCAACAATACCCCAGTTTTGAACAACAGAATAGGTAAGCATCTTCTTGATTCATCATCCAAGAGCTATCTAGGTTCTGCTAGATAGGAGTAGCTGGTGAATTAGCGAAGAAGAGTAGGGTATAGTTGTCCGGCTTTCTGATTAATGAATCTGGCTGTGTTGGtagtcgacgaaacacaatggGGGAGAATGACTACTAGGATCCATGGAGTAGTGATACTAATAGCTGAGATGAATTAATTAGAGAATGCATGATCGATTTAATTTATTTAAGTGGCTAAATTAATTTTAGCATTGTAAATTATAAAGTAATTCTAGCTGCGTGATAAGGATCCGTTCAAATATTATTTTTTGTGTGTGGCACACTATATATGAAATATACACTGCGTGCAACTTCCTTGGCAAAATTTAAAGAAAGATAGAATTAATATAATTATATTCGGTTAAATTACAAAACTAAGTCGACATGCCGTTTTTTCACTCCATCGATAAAAAGTTAAGAGTAACCCCtttttaaaaatatcaaaatCATGATGCATAAAGGGCCCCCGGTTTTGTTTTTTGCCCCGGGCCCCCGAAATCTTAGGACCGGCCCTGCGCGTTGATGACTCGTTCTAACATCGTTCGGTGGTCTTAAAATCTTGATATATTTTCTATTATGTTTGAGATTCTCTGCATTTTGATAAACTTTTATAATATATCTAATCATTTAGGAAAAACAAGAGTTTTCAGATCACGGCACAGATGAACGACGGTGTAGGTGCGTGCGTGCCTGCCCATCAGCACACGTGCCAAAATGTATTTTGCTCACGAGAGGGAGGGTGTTTCTCCAACTCTTGCGTGGCGGGTGTAATCAAAGCGTAATCCTGCGGAGGGGGCGTCGCATTCGCGGTGCTGAAAAGAAGAAAACCCTCACATGCAGGAGCCACCATCATCGAGGTTCTGGAAATCTCTGAGACCTCGATTATCTTTTACTCGACTTACTTATTAGCCAGCCACCATCACGGGACGCGATTTCTTTTTTCCTTTTACCAGCTCCGGGTCCAACTCCCGAGAGACCTCGCCGCTGGGGAACTGAGCAAAAGGAGGAATCCCTCTGCCCAGCCGCGCACACTTGATCCGCCTCCCCAATCAAATcacccctctctccccctctctctctctgtctgcCCCTCGCcgcgcccccctctctcctcccccGCCGATCCCGCGCGGCTACCGGAGGCCCGGCTGCGGCGGCGACGAGGCGGCAGGCGATGACATCGACCCCGCAGCCTCCCCGCGATCTCGCGCACGCCGCCCCGCCCGCGCAGGACCTCACCGGCCTCGGCCTCGGCCTCGCGGCCGCGAGGTCCCTCCGCCACCGCCCGCCTCGCCAAGGATCGATACCTTCAGGTGAGCATGGTGCCAGCGTCAGTCCGTGATCCGCCTGTCATCGCCACCAGCCTGCCAAGTCCGTGAACTGCAGCGCTTTAGTCAGTGTGTTCCTTCCTGTTATTTTCTGCTCAGAAATCAAATAGATGGTTCACCCCAAACTCAATCGCTTGACATCTTCTCTCTGACTGAAGAATTCCATGATGTTTCGCAGGTTCTGTGGAGCACCAGACCATTTCAGGCTCACTGATCCACTCAATGATTCAGTTCTGCGGAGCACCGGAGTACTTCATGTTCAATGATCCGCAGCCGGTGATCCCACACCATGCGGCCGCGGAACCCAGTCCCAATGCTCCCGTGGCCACCCTCTCCAGGGCCACCAACACAGAGACCGACAACCCCGAAGACTGGGAGTTCATCTCCGACGAGTCGCTCAACTACATCAGCCGGATGCTCATGGAGGAGGACATTGATGAGAAGGTCAGCGTGTACCAGGAGGAGTCCGCCACGCTCCGTGCCACCGCAAAGCCCTTCTATGACATCCTTGGGCACAAGTTCCCGCCGTCCCCTGACCGCACGCTCACCACTTGGTCCCTGGACAGCCCCAGTGAGAGCAGCAGCAGCGGTCATGCCCAGTCCTTGTCCAGTGTGGGTACTAGCGGCAGCATCGGTGGTGCTGTTCATAGCAACCAGTGCCATAATGTTGGACACTCTGAGCAGCTGGAAGCTTATCGCGGCTTCTGTGGCCGATCTTCTCAGCCACTGGTTGCCTCATCAAGTGGTGTTTCTGATGCAGCAGAGTCACTAGGAGATCCTTTGATCACCAACGGCAGGATCCCCGAGTATTTGTTCGAGAGCCTTCCAACTTGGGATTTCAGGAGAGGTGTCGAGGAAGCACAGAAGTTTCTCCCTGGTGGTGATAAGCTAGTGATTGATTTAGAAGCTGCTGGTGTCTCAAAGCCTCAAGAAGCAGTGAAAGGCATTCCTTTCAATGTCAGCAGGACAGAGGTCTTGAAGGCCAAGAAAAACAGACAGAGCGAAGATCTTGACTTGATAGAAGGACGAAACATTAAACAATCTGCATTCTGTTCCGATGAGCCTGATGATTGGGTTGAGATGTTTGATGATTTGTTTCGTCAAACTGAAAAGAAGGCTACAGTTCTGCGAGAAAAGATGCGCAGCGAAGCTTCCAAGAATTCTCAGGTCATTCAAACGAAAGGAACAACTGGGGTGAAGACACGGGGCAGGAAGCCGACAAAAAATGATGTGGTGGACCTTAGGACCATCCTCATCCACTGTGCACAGGCAGTGGCAGCTGATGACCGCCGAACTGCTAATGAGTTGCTGAAGCAAATAAAACAGCATTCTAAGGTAAATGGGGATGGCAGCCAGAGGCTGGCGTTTTGCTTTGCACAGGGTCTCGAGGCTCGCTTGGCTGGTACAGGGAGCCAGCAGTACCATAGGCTTGTAGCAAAGCGGACAACCGCGTCCGACATGCTTAAGGCGTACCATCTTTACTTTGCAGCATGCCCATTCAAGAGGCTCTCACATTTCCTCTCCAATCAAACAATCTTGAGCATGACAAAAAATGCAAAGAAGGTGCACATAATTGACTTTGGCATTTATTTTGGCCTCCAATGGCCATGCCTCATCAGGCGTCTCTCCAAGAGGGAAGGTGGTCCACCAATTCTTCGCATCACGGGAATTGATGTACCCGAGCCTGGTTTCCGCCCTACCGAGCGCATCGAAGAGACGGGACAGAGGCTCGCGGAGTATGCCAAGAAGTTTGAGGTGCCTTTTGAGTACCATGGCATAGCATCAAAGTGGGAAACCATCCGTGCTGAGGATCTCAAGGTTGGCAAAGACGAAGTGGTGATTGTTAATTGCCTGTACCGTTTCAGAAATCTTATTGACGAAACAGTGGCTGTAGACAGCCCTAGGAATAGGGTGCTCAACACTATAAGGCAAGTGAATCCAGCAATTTTCATCCATGGGATTGTGAATGGGTCATACAGTGTTCCTTTCTTCATCACACGTTTCCGTGAGGCATTGTTCCATTTCTCTGCATTGTTTGACATGCTTGAGGCAACTGTGCCGCGGGATGATGACCAGCGTAGGCTCATAGAGAGGGATCTCTTTGGCCGAGAGGCACTCAATGTGATTGCATGTGAGGGCTCAGACAGAGTCGAGAGACCAGAGACATATAAACAGTGGCAAGTCAGGAACCTGAGGGCTGGATTTGTTCAGTCTCCGTTAAACCAGGACATTGTGATAAAAGccaaagacaaagtgaaagataTATATCACAAAGATTTTGTCATAGACGAAGACAGTGGATGGCTCCTCCAAGGGTGGAAAGGAAGGATAATTTATGCTATAACTACATGGAAGCATAATAACAGTTAGGTTCTTCGTCTGCATGTCTCTTACACCATTGTTGAAGGCAGAGCTTGGCCAAGTCACCAGTATTCCAAGGTATGCACTGGGCTATTCTTAAGTACAATAGTATTAGTAAGTGGTTGTTTAGGTGCAACAATATTTGTAATAATTGATGGTGTAACTCTATGTATCTTTGGCACTGTGGTTTTCAAGAACGTGCAATAGATTCTTGGAGCAGAAATTTGACAATGTCGTAAAATATTTTTTCTCCAGGAATTGGCTTGAAGAATGACAGGACTCTTGTCACACTGCACCGGATTAATGTGGGTGCTTGTATACGAATTCAGTGTAGTTGCATCTATGACTATGTAGCCACTAGGCAGTACTAAGATAAGCTAGAGGAAAGGAGCAGTGGTTGAGCTCTCCCTTGGCCATGGTACTGTTACTTTATTTAATTCCTACTTTTCTTCATTCTAGTTACTTCTATGACCATCCTAATTAG
Protein-coding sequences here:
- the LOC125508663 gene encoding scarecrow-like protein 9, with protein sequence MTSTPQPPRDLAHAAPPAQDLTGLGLGLAAARSLRHRPPRQGSIPSGSVEHQTISGSLIHSMIQFCGAPEYFMFNDPQPVIPHHAAAEPSPNAPVATLSRATNTETDNPEDWEFISDESLNYISRMLMEEDIDEKVSVYQEESATLRATAKPFYDILGHKFPPSPDRTLTTWSLDSPSESSSSGHAQSLSSVGTSGSIGGAVHSNQCHNVGHSEQLEAYRGFCGRSSQPLVASSSGVSDAAESLGDPLITNGRIPEYLFESLPTWDFRRGVEEAQKFLPGGDKLVIDLEAAGVSKPQEAVKGIPFNVSRTEVLKAKKNRQSEDLDLIEGRNIKQSAFCSDEPDDWVEMFDDLFRQTEKKATVLREKMRSEASKNSQVIQTKGTTGVKTRGRKPTKNDVVDLRTILIHCAQAVAADDRRTANELLKQIKQHSKVNGDGSQRLAFCFAQGLEARLAGTGSQQYHRLVAKRTTASDMLKAYHLYFAACPFKRLSHFLSNQTILSMTKNAKKVHIIDFGIYFGLQWPCLIRRLSKREGGPPILRITGIDVPEPGFRPTERIEETGQRLAEYAKKFEVPFEYHGIASKWETIRAEDLKVGKDEVVIVNCLYRFRNLIDETVAVDSPRNRVLNTIRQVNPAIFIHGIVNGSYSVPFFITRFREALFHFSALFDMLEATVPRDDDQRRLIERDLFGREALNVIACEGSDRVERPETYKQWQVRNLRAGFVQSPLNQDIVIKAKDKVKDIYHKDFVIDEDSGWLLQGWKGRIIYAITTWKHNNS